In Brienomyrus brachyistius isolate T26 unplaced genomic scaffold, BBRACH_0.4 scaffold32, whole genome shotgun sequence, the sequence tatgatactttatcagagtctcaatCTCCTCACTGCTACATCCCATGTGccccctttaggccacttagttACCAGAGCCTTTGTTCTATTCTCCCACTTTTTAGACATCTTTTCTATCTTTGTTTTAAGCAGGGGGTGCTCCCTCCCCAACTGCTGTACTGGTGTGTCTGCTGCCTTTACTGGGCCCTTCATTTTACTGCTTTCCTCCACTCTACTGTCACGTAGGCTGTTTTCCTGTCTGATATAAAAATTAACAAATTTCCTCACAGCCAACCCGTGTTCTattgttttcctttcttttccttaATAAGAATTTTCTCCCTGACTGAACCTACTTCACCTTAAAGTGTCACTGACTCTAAATTATTTTCTACTTACTCTTAATGTTGCACCCAATTATCTATGAGCAGACATATACCAAAGCTtcccttctctctttttttcagcCTGATTTTACGTTTGTCTGTTCACCGTGCACACGAGCCTCCTCACGCTTTCTCTGTTAAACTCCCTAATTCCATGGGAAGTCATAAAACCTCTTGTCTATGACCTGTTGTTCTCTCACAAAGATGTGCTTTAATACCCTTTATCTCTAAACTTAGTCTCTATAGTCCGTAGAATCTTCTAAtcacattttattcaaaaacTTTACTTTGAGATTTGTCAAAATTCTAAACTCGCCTACCTGCACTTCCACTACTATAAATGATTTTTTATGAAAATGCACAAATGCTCAATCCAGTCCCCTGCTAGATTGAtccctttttaattttagtctcCTAAGCGGTTTTACCTCTGGGGTACTTATTTCTGCTTTATGCACCTTATCACTCAACTTATCCGTCAAAAATATATGTGCTTTTTCTCTGATTTAACCCAAAATTGCATATATGACCATTTTCCCCACTTCTGCATAACAAAACCAGTCTGATCCAGCAGACCTTTAAAATCCACACAACTTCTAATACTTAGGCTCTTTCTGGCCTTATTACTTTaccaatattttatttgcaacaCAATATAACCTTTGCTTAAAACAATTCCTTAGCAACTTAGCAATATCTTTGCATCACGACATAACAGCATTCTTCCCCCACAACTTGAAACACACGGGCCCCTCCCTTAGGGCAACACAACCTTTACTTTATCAGAACAAGAAGACCCCCTTCTCTTAGGGCGATGTCTCCGACTCACACTAATCCAAGAACCTGCAGCACAAACACTGGCCCTCTCTCAGGGCAATACCTTTAAATCACTATTAAACCTTCAAGGCTTCTACGCCTCGCAACAGTATATCACGCCCTCAGGGTCAACTTTCCCCTTCTTCAAGGCTTGTCTCTGAGGGAATATCCACACGTGACCCTTCCTTTAGGGATTTctctcacatcacacacacactgggcccactggacactgcacaaacagctcccTTATCTTTAGTTCTTTTAATCGGCGAGTACCCTTACCGGGAGGCCCTGCCTGGCGGCGTATGTCCCCAGACACCCCCGTCTCCGTCTCCCTATTCTATTTCCCTATTctattaaacaataataaaaaccttTCGTTACCTATGTTTAGGGCGCGCCGCTTAAATGCAGACGGGTGTCTCCCGGTTCTCCGCCAGGTGGTCGCCTCCCCAGGTCTCTTCCCCGATCCTGTTCGTGACGCCAAtttatgtcgtggtttttttctccttccccgccaaatcagaagtcagaggtccgtttgtgcagtatccagaattcagtctttattacaacaatgaagttacaaccaaggccgggcacgtaaaagtgtgtccagtactgttttatacaagttcttatcatttaacaatatctcgtcacttaagcatcatcattccttcagccattcacaataattgttttcccttaatccacacctaggtgataagtttgtccatcatttcttttaccgtttggtctctcggatggacataatggtggcgcgagcagctccacttcgtttttttttaaatgctcagccgtgaacttctggtgaactcaggcgaatccctgagtagaaaacctaggcagtttcagccttttacacattgtctaactaaaaggttgataatatatttgtcctttaacatagtaaTAAAATATACgtcaataaaagtgaatattcatagattcaggactaacataaagtagctaacagaaactcagactaacaaaaggtgcaaatagatactcagttgattacattgtgttgattacattacagtatgtttacattgtaatgattacatcatggatatttggcatactttttaataatatcacagtacttgtattctacgttatatagtgctaaataatattccataattcCAGCATGGAAAAATCTAGACAGTAATATAATGAACAGAGAATTTGGAGAAGCTAGGAAGTATGCCAGCGGTGTGTTTAGTCAGCGCTGACTAAAATATCCTGTTTAACTTCTGCCTTTGTGAAACACTGTGTGGCAAGTGCATGTCACACTGACTATTCTGACAATAAAGAAGCCAGCTTCAGCTTGGTAATTAACCATCTGGTTTCTTCGACTTTCACTCAGGAGCAAAAGCAGTCTTTAAACTGGAAATAATCTCACATTCACTGCGAGAATTATCGACATCGACTgatatgatttttatttttttatcatgaTAACAGGAAGATACAGTCAAAATTAAACATCCTCTTTTTCTTAAGTGATGAACACTCATAGATTTGGAGGGGGGGCGGAGGGACACATCCCCTCCATTGTTGAGATGCGGAATCGTTCCCCTCAATAATATCATATAAACTATAATGTATAGTTGACAAAAACACTAATGATTAATGTTTCTCAtcacatttttaaatttaacGTTTTTTTCCTGACAGTTTTTACCTAGAGAACCCCTACCCTCCattaaaatggtttagtctaaactcCCATTCCGGCTGACGCTCACTTCCACACCTGTGAGCAAATGGACATGGGAGCGGCCAGCGATCGGCAGAATGTGGCTTTAAcgtgaacatactgtaatacATTGAAGACCTATGGCAACCAatatggtatattgcaacagcaataaagggttgaataaaaacaaacaaaaaccaagTTAATCAATAAAAGACCGTGTGAAATTGAATTTCATCGTCTCACGTCGATCAATTTTTATAAACATTATTTATTTTGGCAGATTGCAACTAGCTTTGTTAGCTAATAACACATTATTCATTACTTTACAATACGCAAAATTTCGTAATACTTCATGTTTGTATAATGTTATTTTGTTCCTAGGACTTGAACACACGAGGAACGATGCAGTAAGAGTAAAGTACAGAGATGTAGGTTGAAGCTCTTGATTACATATTTTctgtaatacaaaataacagCACACGTTGGTTATGTGTTTATATGTTGGCTTTTATAACTTACATCTAAGCCAGATTAAAACGGTGAACATGTTAGTACGTTAATTAATGGTTCACCCGTGCGCGAATTGCGTAACGGGATTTTTGACgcgcacattgataattaaatgTTCTATAGAAGAAAATTCCGTTTTCTTTGTAACCAAGTCCAAGATAACTTTAAGATCGCTCAGACAATGTTAAATGCTAAGGCGCCAAAGAACAAAtattttgcacaagtacagagtATTTTGCACTGAAATATTAAACGCTGGATAAGAAATATAAGGAAATCATGGGTGTATACACCGCACAATGTATTGGTGGTTGCCAGTCAATTTAGGGAAATTGTGGAAAGATTACAATTAAGTAGATAACAAGAAGTGATTAAAATTTCTAAGCAGTGGCAAAAATCCATTCCCAACGGACGGTATATAGGCTAAGATAATATAACTGCAGCTTCACTAAGCACATCAAAGTGCAGTGTGTCCAGGCAAAAACACAGTTCTGTCAGTTATCTTCATTGTGGGAAGGTATGAAAGAATTTACAAATTACTGTGGAagattgtccttttattttgaaggatcacgtactttgtttaaaatgtaACGTCGACAGGCTGAAATATTATCGTGTGAATTATCGCCGTCTTTATACATACTTTTCCTAAGTCTGCAGACTTGAAATAATCCGTTTCTAGATGAAAGGTTTAAGACGCTTTGGCCCTTCCATAAGCTCCGCCCCCGATGACGCATTTTCCCCCTCTACGTTGCAGTGACGTTAACATAAAATACGTTCTAGAATACCAGTGTGACGTGGGAGATAATAAATACCGCAGCCGGGCAAACGATTCTCATTTCGTCTTAGTAGTTATTGGAGGAAGCATCAGGTGATAGTCATGGCCAGTTTATTTCGCTATTTCCAGCCGCGCCATTTGCTCTGCGCAACCGGACTGGTGGTTGCAGCAGCCGGTACAGCGTACCTTGTGCGGCGACTCCGTAAAAGGGCGGAGCTCCAGGAAGGTACCTGGATAATTATCGTCTATATGTGTAACATATATGCATTTCACATTtagataaaaacacatttttaaattacacACGTATGTGCTACACACTTGAAAGAGTAATACTGTTTTCACGGATTAACACTTCAAACAATAATAATTCGTTTTGATTAAATATATGTGTAGTAATGTATCACTTACACTTAACAATGGCAGTGCCCAGAGAACCAGAGGAGCCAACCAACCCCTGCACATCGCCCAGCCCTGCCGTACACGCCGTGGAGCCGCCTTGTAAGTGTCCCCGCCACTCCCGTCCAAAGACCTTTGTCATGTTATTTGCCAGGCTTCCCGTTTTAATGTAACATAAGAGATGCTGGTCCGGaccaatttccatccatccatccatccatccattttccaaaccgcttatcctactggctcgtggggggtccggagcctatctcggaagcaatgggcacgaggcagccgGACCGACTTAAGATTGGTTTATTTATCTATCGCATCTGCTTATATTTGTGATGATACTTTGACTTGGGTAAGTGCTGTTTATTACCTAGAGAAACTTAAACTGCCAGGTAATCAGTAACACCACATTTGCCCTGATTACTGCTGTTTTCATATCATCAGTTACCGGCCTAACTTTACCTGATGATTTTTAGGTGTTTCATGTTCATGTTGTGACGTTTCCTATTGTCATTTGAAGTGCTGTGGTCTCTGCAGTTGGTACTGAATAAGCAGTGTGCTGAATAagcaggaaaatggatggatggataaattgtttaatcgtctttagTTATTCTATTCATGAGATTTGTACATATCAAACAGGATTGTAATtactttcctttttttcttgcTAAAGCATTTCCCTGGTTCGGAATAGACATTGGTGGGACCCTTGTAAAATTAGTCTACTTCGAACCAGAGGAGGAACAGGCAGAAGCGGAGAACCTGAAAAACATCCGCTCCTGTCTGACCTCTAATGTGGCTTATGGCTCCACCGGCATTCGAGATGTGCAGCTGGAAGTGAAGGGTCTGGAGCTGTGTGGCCGAATGGGGAACCTGCATTTCATTCGTTTCCCCACCCAAGACCTGACTACCTTCCTGCAAATGACCCGTGACAAGCAGTTCTCCGGGCTCCATACCACACTCTGTGCCACAGGTGGTGGGGCCCACAAGTTTGAGGCTGATTTCCGAACGGTGAGTTCTGTTGATGTTACATTTCATTACAATATAATGCAATTCACTTTGTCTTTGAAAATGTGAAATTTCCAGAGGAAATCACAAATCCTattatgacttttttttccccgtaACCCCTTCAGATTGCTGGTCTACAGCTCGTGCAACTGGATGAGTTGGATTGTGTCATCCGGGGGGTCCTTTTCATGAGCTCCAGTGGACCCTCCGAGTGTTTCTATTTGGAAAATCCTAACCATCCAGAGCAGTGcttcctcaaaccattccaaCTGGAGAACCCTTTCCCATTCCTACTAGTCAACATCGGATCTGGGGTCAGCATTCTGGCAGTCCATGGCAGAGACAATTTTAGACGTGTCACTGGAACAAGGTGAGCTAGCCTCTGGTGATAATTTTCAAATCTTCTAAAGCTAATATTGATATAACAGTTTGAAACTGTCTGGCTTTCAGTCTTGGTGGAGGAACGTTCCATGGACTGTGCTGTCTGCTGACGGGTTGCTCCACGTTTGAGGAAGCACTGGAGATGGCCTCACATGGGGACAGCACACGGGTGGACAAGCTTGTGCAGGACATTTATGGGGGAGACTACGACAGGTTTGGTCTCCCAGGCTGGACTGTGGCCTCCAGGTAGGATGTAGTCATATAATATTTAAGTCAGCCTAGAATGACCTGCATCCCCGGTCCTGAATCAAGGCTTAAAATTGTGCTTAAACAATATAATACTGTAAAAAGTCACTACAGCAAGGAAGGATGTCTGGAGGTGGTGGATGCTGAgtaatctgaaaatcagttgGCATGCAGTAACCCTCAGTCATGTTTAAACCTAGAATTTAATGATCAATGTTGACACACCACTGCACAACAACgggatgtgttctctgcatttaacccatatgtgacaatgtgacatagcagggggcagctaactcagtgcccggggagcagtgcttggggacggtaccttgctcagggtaccaaagtggtgccttgttggtcggggattcaaacctgcaatctttcaattacaagtgcacttccctaaccattaagccaccactgcccagagGTGTCAGCAATAATCTGCATGATACCTGATGCTGCAGGAATAACCAAGACATgtcagagaagaaaaaaatagggtttatttatAGTTGTGTACTCTTTGTTTCAGTTTTGGAAACATGATTTCCAAGGAGCAGCGCGATTCAGTGTCCAAAGAAGATCTGGCCAGAGCAGCATTAGTTGCCGTCACTAATAACATAGGCTCCATCACCAGGATGTGTGCCCGGAATGAGGTAAACATTTATCAGGACTTACACACATCGTGCCTGTGTGCTCTGTTCATATATGATTCACATACGTGATGCAGAATGGGACGAACCACATTACTAAAGGAATTTGCCATTATGTTGAGCAAATCCATATCCAGAACAAAGACAGAATTCTGGCTTTTCCCTAATAAACAACGTTGCCCTCTATTCTGTCAAGATATTAAaagtttcttacagttttttatgTCTAACAAGCATCAGAATGCAGTTACTCTCTAGTGTCTCCCATGATTTAAAACCCAAATTCCAATAGTAGTAAAAGCCTTTCCTTCATGCTGTTCAGTGACCACCGGGGCAAcaagtatatttttgttttaaacgggggtatttgtttaaaactgcttgCTTACTGCTTTCTTTATTCTTTGAAGAACATAGAGAGAGTGGTGTTTGTGGGCAACTTCCTGAGGGGTAACATGCTGTCCATGAAGCTCCTGGCCTACTCAATGGAGTACTGGTCTGCTGGACAAATGAAAGCGCTGTTTCTTCAACATGAGGTATGAGTCATTTTAACCTCAAGCCTCCCTTGACGTCTTGAATGTTAATGAATGTTAATGGCTGCTAGCTTATGAACTTTTCCTATAAGCTGCTAAAGAATCAGCCATTTTGTTGATGCGATTTTTATTTCCGttattaatgattttttttctcataaaaaaaaagttatttattTGCTATGAGCACCACAAAATCAATGTATACTGTTTATAATGTGCAtaatggtttttattttttcacagGGCTACTTTGGCGCTGTCGGGTCACTTCTGGAACTATTAAAATCCTCCTGAGCCCAGAAGTTTAAATAACCAGGGTCACATGAAATTCAACCGCCCTCCTGTACCTCTGTAACTACATCTTTGCCATGTGATCAGGTAGTGTACTCTATGGTCTAATTTAGATACTATGcattctgttttcatttttgtctTCTAACTAAGCTTTTCttttgtaggatcacacatgcacatatcacagagCTTAATTTCCAGGTacaagctctgaaacctcaaactcaccTGAAATATCGCAAGACTCTCCCTCGTCGGCGGTGAGAGGAGCTTCGCTACTGATCGTTTAcgttacctggtgatgcagctcgctggacgagccttctaacccaggttactatgCGATACTTGTTATtagtgaatcccatttaagtctcacattaacagactcacggggattcacaatcgagtttggaggagctgatggagaagaagagaaacagatccaaaaagtttgttttataataaaaacctttaaaaatatttctgagagtGTGTTGTACCACTTATTCCTGAATAAACTAAGCTTATTTCCTGAAGGAAGATTAGAGCTAGTTCAGGGGGGTATTCtatgaaagtagctaaagaagGTCAGACTCCACTGAAAAAGTGAGACTCAAACTAGCCCCATCTCCCAATTAAGCCTGAAGTCGTTCCACTAACGCAGAACGAGACTTTTCTAATCAAGGCTACTTCagacagacttgcatagtcTCACTTAGTGCACGTACCCGAGATATTTAGGTGGTAGATAAAATGACGCAGAACAAGAGCAAACCGAGAGCAGCTTTTTTTTCGCAGCAGAACGAATACTTCTGAAGGAGCtatatgaaaaatacaaaaatattataacaaaaaaaggcaatactgtagCTATCAATAAAGCTAGAGTGATGGCTTGGCAGAAtattgcagacagactaaatgcgtaAGTCATGTACATGTTACCAGTATGTGTGACTATAGTGATTCGGTGATACAGtgattaacactgttgcctcgcaacAAGAAGGTTCCTAGTTTGAACCTCCTGGCCAACAGACTCCTCTCTCTTTTGGTTTTATATGTTCGTTTTACTTTATTGTGTAATTCTTTATTCTTTGATCTCCATAAAGTACTTTAAATTGCATTGAAATTGCACAAGTAACTATCTCATCTTTCCATGTTACtaataaattcaaattttatttgtcacatacgtagtcatacacagtacgatatgcagtgaaatgcttaGATAACTGCTCCTGACCTAAAAATAAAAGACTATGAATAGGAAtaggaaataaatatgaaaattaaaataaaatgtaaatttaactaggaaagaataaaataaaatataaaaattaaagttaaaaataaaataactgtacaacaaaaacacacaatatAGAAAATATATGAAGAATATATGAAGAAATATAGAACAATAAGAGCAGCTGTATGAGTAGgtatatatttatgtaatttttgtGTGGAATGGAGTTAGAATAAATGGTAATAAAGGAATGGTAATGTCCAGGATTATGCAATCCACATATTTAAAGTGTCTTGTGCAGTGCAAATATGCTTAAGAGTGATTTATTTAAAGTGACTTGTGATAGAGTGATTTGATGACCACGAAGTGTAGTTGTGCAGTGGCCACTCATGTAAACGAATGTCCAGAATGTCCAGAGTGTATGTAAAAACCATATGTGTGGGTCAGtactgtgtggtggtgtgattaaGAGACCGTATCGCATGCGGGAAGAAGCTCCTCCTCAGTCTCTCTGTGTTGGCCTTCAGGGAGCGGAATTGCTTTCCTGACCTCAACAGAGAGAACAGTCCATTTTTGGGATGGCTGAAGTCCTTCACGATCTTCctggccttggtccagcaccgcctgctgtagactgagtgcaggtcagggagctcgATGCGGATGGTGCGCTCAGCTGATCGCACAACCCTCTGTAGagctcgtctgtcctgcatggtgctgttcccgaaccaggttGAGATGTTTCCTGTCAGGATACTCTCTATGGTGCAGGAGTAAAAGTTCCTGAGCACCTTGGAGGGCAGTCAGAAGTCTCTCAATCGTCTGAGGTGGTAGAGACGCTGTTGGGCCTTTTTCACCACGGTGTTGATGTGACAGGACCATGAGAGGTCCTGCGTGATGTGAACACCGAGGTATTTGAAGCTGTCCACTCTCTCCACTGGGCTCTCGTTGATGACGGGGGTCTGGTAGTTCCTCTCCTGCTTAGTGCTGCAGTCCACTATCAACTCCTTTGTCTTACTGACGTTTAGAAGGAGGTTGTTCCTCTGGCACCAGTTCTCCAGATTCCTAATCTCCTTCAGGTAGGCCGTCTCATTGTTATCAGGGCTCAGGCCCACCACGACGGTGTCGTCAGCAAACTTAATGATGGTGGTGGAGCTGGTAGTGATCACACAGTCATATGTGTACAAAGAGTACAGCGGGGGGCTCAGAACACACCCCTGGGGGGCTCCAGTGCTGAGAGTGATGGAGGCTGTTCGTAATaaacttaaaataataaaataatattaataataaaaataataaaaaaataaaacaataaaaaataaactgctCGTAATAAACTTAGATTGTTGATCTATGTGACTTGGCAGTGGTCTAGTAAATACAATTTAAGCCTATGTGTAATCCCCATAACTACAAAGACTTTAGGTTGTTAATTACAGCTCTACTGACttagatgtgtgtgtgagctccaCTGACCCACTTGTCTAACCCTTGACTTGCATATCCATCCTTCACTATTATATCTCAACAGAAGCACTCTCAGTGGAGAGCGAAgaacctggcagcaagtaaaacaaaatataaaaatatcttacGAAGAAATATCAGTTTGATAACAATAGTTTACAAAATTCATAAATGTAACTGTAGCCACGAAGAAAAAGAGCCAGGCCACTGCTACTGGTGGGGGGCCTCCACTTGAGGGCCTCACACCAGCAGAGCAGCTGGCACTGAGTGTCAATCGAGGACGGCCTCAGGTGGAAAGAATAGAAGGGGGGATATTGTCAGAGATCATCCTCCCAGGTGCCCGGGAGAAATATGTAGAAGGTACTGTCCACTTCTTTCTCTCTAGGtgttgtaggaattattagctcaggtaaattttaatatctccaccaatatgttttgaaattaattaacttttaattaattattatttaatgctgattattaaccaattgttatgccgaatggtcggctcctccaaactcaattgcgaatccccgatatctgttaatgtgagacttaaatgggattcattaataaccagtatcgcttaataacctgggttagtaggctcgtccagcgagctgcgtcaccaggtaacgatcggtagcgaagctcccctcacggctgatgagagagagtctcgcgatatttcaggcgagtttagaggtttcagagcgtagtagccagatcgcacagaggcagggactattgtgagcactcaatgacggaggctgaagttgtgtaaaaagacatgcatttattcctacaactaacataagacagacattacacctaacaaacaataaacatgaaataacggaaaagacacaaacgatgtaatcatgaaaatgcagtgaccagatttaaaatgattaacctgaaaagggaaaaactgttctgcaaagcaagcagtttgtaggaatataaacctaaaggaatatagcaggtgaataggacagtttaggttgttagaaaggaaaggaagttggtttacttggatgcaggaaagagggaggtctttgcagttggttgcagtggctgatgagctgatgggtgatggctctcagggaggcgcggtgtttgcagcggttgttggagtggagtccctccggttctttcttctggtgaagcttgggctgagttgcagttctttgggtcttcaccgacgggcttcaagaacgctgcttgtttctcctttttcttccctttttcttcgctctttgttctgaggtgccaggttttatagcatttatttattcaaatttatacaagtgtttaagtgtgaggggtaaaataattgatactctgtgaacatggttataagggtggcacacaaaactgagactgtctaaggacacacacacacacaaacatgatttGCATATTGAGACATAAGCATCATGCTACACAGGGTATACAAAACCAAACTTAAcagaaactttctgtggggtgctgggtgagtggtatgtaaggcaggatgtcgggggatggggttgtgtgccaagtcgaggggcccctgtccctggggatccactctgctatctgtaggtcattaaaactttgagcaataaaagttggagtgctggcctccctgattatctatgtgtgtggggtcacaaacccccctttggggcctaggtcgatgtgtgccttctcgtaccagggtaggccttgtctcaggccacctggaatttaagctttgtgatatgtgcatgtgtgatcctacagtgTCCATCCCTTAATACTGATGTCTGATAACTGTTGGTATGCCTGTCTCTGCAGTGAGAGGGGATGTAATATTTCTCGCTGATCCCACAGTCACATCAGTGCATATCACTCTTGACCCATATTTAAGTATGTAATGTTCTTTTAATTAAAGGATATAGTACCATGCAATTTTCTGTTTCTTCAACAAATTTAGGGTTCCTCATTTTGCAGTTTGATGGCATCTAGGTACATCTAGTACATCTAGGGCTATTGATGAAGAAACGGTGTCAGCAGACACGGACATGCCAGAGGTACGACCACATATGCAATGCTTTGCATGCGTTTGCAGTCTGAAGAATGAAATTTTTATTAACAATATACTTTACTGCAGGATTTAATCAGACCACGGTCCCTTTCAGCAAGGAGCGAATTGAGTAACTACTTATTACTAACAAAATGCTAAACTTCTTTGTGACCCATTATCTTTTGTTACAGGATATACGTGCTATTTCTAAAAGGAGGCCGCTCCTATTTTATCTGTTGAAAGGGAAAAGCTAGACATAGAATACAAAAGACTTCTGATAAAGAAAACAAAGTTGCAGATCAATAATCTAGAGAAGGATGTAAGTACATACTAAAGGCGCAAAGTTATATGGTTTGAGTTTGATTTTctgttctctccctccctccacaGCTTCAAACAATGTCTAATTGAATCAAATATCTTCTGAATAAAGAATCTCAATTCTCAGC encodes:
- the LOC125721116 gene encoding pantothenate kinase 3-like isoform X16; protein product: MGNLHFIRFPTQDLTTFLKMTRDKQFSGLHTTLCATGGGAHKFEADFRTIAGLQLVQLDELDCVIRGVLFMSSSGPSECFYLENPNHPEQCFLKPFQLENPFPFLLVNIGSGVSILAVHGRDNFRRVTGTSLGGGTFHGLCCLLTGCSTFEEALEMASHGDSTRVDKLVQDIYGGDYDRFGLPGWTVASSFGNMISKEQRDSVSKEDLARAALVAVTNNIGSITRMCARNENIERVVFVGNFLRGNMLSMKLLAYSMEYWSAGQMKALFLQHEGYFGAVGSLLELLKSS
- the LOC125721116 gene encoding pantothenate kinase 3-like isoform X13, coding for MSSLFRYFQPRHLLCATGLVVAAAGTAYLVRRLRKRAELQEVPREPEEPTNPCTSPSPAVRTVEPPSFPWFGIDIGGTLVKLVYFEPEEEQAEAENLKNIRSCLTSNVAYGSTGIRDVQLEVKGLELCGRMGNLHFIRFPTQDLTTFLQMTRDKQFSGLHTTLCATGGGAHKFEADFRTIAGLQLVQLDELDCVIRGVLFMSSSGPSECFYLENPNHPEQCFLKPFQLENPFPFLLVNIGSGVSILAVHGRDNFRRVTGTSLGGGTFHGLCCLLTGCSTFEEALEMASHGDSTRVDKLVQDIYGGDYDRFGLPGWTVASSFGNMISKEQRDSVSKEDLARAALVAVTNNIGSITRMCARNENIERVVFVGNFLRGNMLSMKLLAYSMEYWSAGQMKALFLQHEGYFGAVGSLLELLKSS